The genome window CACGATTGCGGTCGGGTCCGATGCCGACATCGCGATCTGGGACCCGACCGCAAAGGGCACCATCCGCAACGCCGACCTCCAGCACGGCGCCGACTACACGCCCTATGAAGGCATGGAGATCACCGGGCATCCGGTCACGGTTCTGCTGCGCGGCGAAGTCGCGGTGGAGAACGGCGAACTGGTCGCGCAAAAGGGGCAGGGCGCCTATCTTCCGCGCGGGCAAAGCAGCCTGTTTCGCTGAGGGGCGGCGCGCATTGCGCGGGTCGACGCGGTGGGACTACTGGGCCTCGAAGCGCACGGCGATACGATCAACTGAGTACATAAAAGTGGGCATACTTCCGTCGGTTGTATGGCCGCGCCATTCTGGCACCGAGTTTAGTAAACAAAGAGCATTTGGTGAGCTAAGATAGTTGACGTAGGGTTTTTTTATGGCTATTTACGAGATGTAAGTCTGGGGGGCGCTGTTTTGTCACTATATGATTTATTGACTCCAAAAGAACCCCTTGGTCCGATTGATCAGTCTGATATTTCCGAAGAAAGAGATGCCGCAGAACTAATTGAATTGGTTCCGCCATTTCTTCATTCGCTTGAGCGTCGCGCATCTATTATCTTGGGCCGAAAAGGTTCCGGAAAGTCTTCTGTGCTTTCCGGATACAAATCATATAAAACATTCTTAGAGCGAGCAAGTAAAATTTCAATAGGCTCTCTGCCAAATGGCGACTATGTCGTTCCAATCGTCACTTGGGACCATTTTCACGACATGGTAAGAAGTGTTGCTCGGCAAAGAGCTTTAGATTTAGAAGAATTGGCGGATCCTGAGCTTGTTTCTCCTGAGAGAGTTGCAGAGTATTGGTTTGAAGCGGAATGGGACGAGATCATAAAGTGGTTCTATGACCACTTTATTGAAATGGATGCAGATCAGAGTTTATTTGAGCCCATCAGGCAGTATTTTGAAGCGGAGCCTATGGGGCTTGATGCGATATCCGATGCGAAAGTATTTGATAGCCTTTTTAAGTCAGCAAAGGAGGCAATATCAAGCTATTTGGTGAAAATGAATAGAAAGTGTTATATTCTTTTTGATAGCATGGAAAAATATCCGGTTCGAAACCAACTTTTTTATTTAGTTGCAGAAGGATTTCTGAGGTCTATAAGCAAATTCAACGCGGCGAATCCAAATATTGACATAATATTTTGCTTTCCAGAGGAGTTGGAGGCTGAATTTAGATCGTCAAACTATCTCAAAGACTTTAAAGGGGCCTATAGACTTCGTTGGAAACCTATCGATCTTTTAAGAGTTGTCGCTCATCGATATAGACTCTTTCTAAGAGAGCATGACCCTTTGTTTTTTAAAGATTTCGCGTCAGAGATTGATCTTACCAATAGAGAAGATGTGCAAGCATTCTTTAAGAAAGTTCTCCCTCCCGATGTTGAAAACAGACTTGGCCAGAAGGAAGATCCTCTTGCCTACATAATTCGGCATACGCATCTCGTTCCCCGTCATGTCTTGCTAATTATGAACAAGATTATCCTTGATTCTCATGAGGAAACCGGAGGCTATCGGCGTCTGCTGAGAGATTCGATCGTCAAAGGAATTCATGAGACTGAAGAACTTATTTGTGATCAAATTCTGTCGCCCTACAAGGTATTGTATCCGCTTCTCTTAGAAAACTTACCGCGAGTAATAGCAGATGTTGGTCCTGTAGCTACCTACCAGGAGGTTAACAAGGTGCTCGGGAGGCTCAAGGGACTTACTGAAGTTGAGCCGCATCAAATGTGGAACATTCTATATGAGATTGGAATCTTAGGGCGCATTGAGAACAGTCGAGGTAGCGGCGTTGGTCGCTACAGTTATGGTAGGTTTCATTTTGTTGAGGGCGGCCAGATCGGTGCCGCAACCGATGCACTTTATTGTTTCCACCCCACATTTTCACGTTACTACGGACTGATACGTCAAGGTGCGTACGAGAAAACTATTATTTATCCGGATGGCGTCGAGGAGTTTGTGCCGCGATGAGTTTGTATAAAGTCAGCTTTTTTGTGGGAATATTTATTATTATATTTGGATTCTGTTTTGCTTTGTTATTCGACGATCCGTATTTATTTCGCCGTTTTGGTGCTCTTACAACAGGGTATGCTGCGTGTCTTGTGCTGTTGCAGATTGCCCTCGAGAATAATTTTGAAGCGCAGAAAGAAGAGAGCAAATTAAACGACAGTGATGAACTGTCGCCTGTTAAAGAAAAGTGGCTTCGTAAAAGAAACGATAAGAAATTCTTATTTTACTCTCAAAAACGAATGTCTATTGCACTTATAGTTGCGAGTTTGGCGTTATTGGGTGAGATTGTTCATGGATTCGGTGACTTTCTTGTAAAAATATTCATTTGAAGCGGTTTGAGGCAATTTTCTTTGGTTGAACTACTTGTGTTTCTGTGGGGTGCTATCCAGCGGAACTTTTTGAGCATGCCAAATTTGCGCGCGATGACATTCCGGCCTTTGTAAAATTTTGGCGAGAAACAGTTTTTCCATTGTCTTGTTTTGCGTGGCAGGGCGGAGAGGGCAATGTCTCCTCCGCTTCCACTGAACGACGGATAATATCGCTATTGTAGCCGTTGTCGCAATGCATGGTACCATCTTGCTGGAAGAGCAGAAGAAACGCTTTGGCACCAATAAAGTCTGTCACGTTTGGGCCGGTCAGGTGGAAGGAAACAGGACGTCCCTGATGATCACTCAGGGCGTAGAACTTTGTTCTCGCACCACCATGAGATCGCCCCCGGGAATGGACTTTAGCCCCCTATTCCGCTACGTGCGACCCGATGGGCTCCAACCGCCGTGCTATCAATCATGACCTTGAGAGTTGGACCGCCATTTCGCGAACGACTATCGAAAACCGTTCTCCAGACATCCTTACATCCTTGTTGGCCCATCGAACGAACCGATTGTAGAGGGTTTTCCTTGGGTCGCAGACTCCCGGGGCATCAATCCAGTGGTCGCCAGACTTTAGGGCATGAATGATGCCGCTGATCACTGGTCGATCATCGACACGTGCCTTACCACGCGTATTGGTTGGTAGAAACGGCTGCAACTTTGAAATGTTCTCATCGTTGAGCCAAAATAACCCATCAAACAGCGCCAAACTCCCTTTCAGGAGCTTGAATCAGATCTCACATGATTTGCTCAGTCGTCTTATGGATCTGAAGCCCAGGTCTGCGCAAAGCTAAAAAACCGGAGCGCGTGTCGCGCCCCGGCTTTCGTCGTTCACCGCTTCTGAGGCCAACCCGCCTCAGATGCCCTTGATCGCGCCGCCGTCGATGCGGATGCGGCTGCCGGTGACGTAGCTTGCCCGCGTCGAGGCGAGGAAGGTGACGACGTCGGCGAACTCCTGCGGTTTGCCGTAGCGGCCGGCGGGGATGGCGGCGGCCGAGGCGGTTGCGACGTCCTC of Stappia sp. ES.058 contains these proteins:
- a CDS encoding P-loop ATPase, Sll1717 family translates to MSLYDLLTPKEPLGPIDQSDISEERDAAELIELVPPFLHSLERRASIILGRKGSGKSSVLSGYKSYKTFLERASKISIGSLPNGDYVVPIVTWDHFHDMVRSVARQRALDLEELADPELVSPERVAEYWFEAEWDEIIKWFYDHFIEMDADQSLFEPIRQYFEAEPMGLDAISDAKVFDSLFKSAKEAISSYLVKMNRKCYILFDSMEKYPVRNQLFYLVAEGFLRSISKFNAANPNIDIIFCFPEELEAEFRSSNYLKDFKGAYRLRWKPIDLLRVVAHRYRLFLREHDPLFFKDFASEIDLTNREDVQAFFKKVLPPDVENRLGQKEDPLAYIIRHTHLVPRHVLLIMNKIILDSHEETGGYRRLLRDSIVKGIHETEELICDQILSPYKVLYPLLLENLPRVIADVGPVATYQEVNKVLGRLKGLTEVEPHQMWNILYEIGILGRIENSRGSGVGRYSYGRFHFVEGGQIGAATDALYCFHPTFSRYYGLIRQGAYEKTIIYPDGVEEFVPR